From a single Flavobacteriales bacterium genomic region:
- a CDS encoding MBOAT family protein yields the protein MVFFSFGFLGFFAVVLLLYWTIAKRSALYQNAVLLAASILFYAWLDLRFLGLLAISAAANFGIALAIDRADRDPVRLFWFWTGIAINIGALGFFKYFGFFYDSMVDLLGHMGITAHYLVLRIALPLGISFYTFQMLGYLLDVNNGLQKATKEPLSFFTYVFHFPKILAGPVERARIFLPRLEVVRKISTTEISDALRQILWGLFAKIVIADNCSVLVDPIYNNIESANGSTLLLGAFLYLIQLYADFSGYSNIAIGLSKLLGLPLQINFRAPIFATNVGDFWRRWHVSLTSWMMDHVFTPLNFILRAQGRTGLAISIFITFLAVGIWHGANWTFILFGTLQGLFFIPLVIRGNVTSQPSNAKGSVFQLSRLFSISATFLLMSMSFILMRAPDLGSAVDYWLGILDPSILARPTLIMNATPFLVSFFLVIEWWGREDGYALARSTSIGPMFLRWSLFAFLVFLIGMYMTNNADAFIYLQF from the coding sequence ATGGTATTCTTTTCGTTCGGGTTTCTTGGGTTCTTCGCTGTGGTCCTATTGCTGTACTGGACCATAGCCAAACGATCCGCACTTTATCAGAATGCTGTTCTCCTTGCAGCAAGCATACTTTTTTACGCTTGGCTGGATCTTCGATTCCTCGGACTTTTGGCTATTAGTGCCGCAGCCAATTTCGGCATAGCATTGGCCATTGATAGGGCCGATCGTGATCCGGTCCGTCTTTTTTGGTTCTGGACCGGTATTGCGATCAATATTGGAGCTTTAGGCTTTTTCAAGTACTTCGGCTTTTTCTATGACAGTATGGTCGATCTGCTCGGCCACATGGGCATAACAGCGCATTATTTGGTGTTACGCATTGCGCTACCGCTCGGTATCAGTTTTTACACGTTCCAAATGCTCGGGTACCTGCTGGATGTCAACAACGGTTTGCAAAAAGCCACGAAGGAACCGTTGTCGTTCTTCACGTACGTATTCCACTTTCCCAAAATTTTGGCTGGTCCAGTAGAGCGAGCTCGGATATTCTTGCCGCGTTTGGAAGTGGTAAGGAAGATCAGCACAACCGAGATCTCAGATGCCCTACGACAAATACTTTGGGGACTGTTCGCCAAAATTGTGATCGCCGATAATTGTAGCGTACTTGTAGATCCGATCTATAACAATATTGAGAGCGCCAATGGTAGCACGTTATTACTTGGTGCGTTCCTCTATTTGATCCAATTGTATGCTGACTTCTCAGGATATTCAAACATTGCGATCGGTCTTTCAAAATTATTGGGACTACCACTTCAGATAAATTTCCGAGCACCCATTTTTGCGACCAATGTGGGTGACTTCTGGCGCCGGTGGCACGTTTCATTGACTTCATGGATGATGGACCATGTATTCACTCCACTCAACTTCATACTACGCGCTCAAGGTCGAACGGGGTTGGCCATTTCCATATTTATCACCTTTTTAGCGGTGGGTATCTGGCATGGTGCCAATTGGACCTTCATACTCTTTGGCACGTTACAAGGGCTGTTCTTCATCCCATTGGTGATCCGTGGTAATGTTACCAGCCAACCATCGAATGCGAAGGGGTCGGTATTTCAGCTTTCGCGCCTTTTTTCCATATCCGCTACATTCTTACTTATGTCAATGTCCTTCATCCTAATGCGCGCACCGGATCTTGGCAGCGCGGTGGATTATTGGCTAGGCATATTGGACCCAAGTATTTTGGCCCGGCCAACCCTGATCATGAATGCAACACCTTTCCTGGTTTCCTTTTTTCTGGTCATTGAATGGTGGGGGCGAGAAGATGGATATGCATTGGCGAGATCCACCTCCATCGGTCCGATGTTCCTGCGATGGTCATTATTTGCATTCCTGGTATTCTTGATCGGTATGTACATGACCAACAATGCCGATGCGTTCATTTATCTTCAATTCTAG
- a CDS encoding SBBP repeat-containing protein, protein MNTSRLALATLAYSLTIYSQAQTFEWGKQIGGSNYDYATAIAVDGSDNVYSTGQFQSTADFDPGPGVYDLTTTTAYQVFVSKLDAQGDFVWAVELGGPQSDYPNDIATDPSENVVVCGTFNVTADMDPGPSTYNLTSVGSSDVFVCKLDPDGNFIWAVSVGSISYDYPASLDVDVYGNIYLTGVFRDTVDFDPGPGVQQRIANGYDGFLLQLLPDGSFADVWIFGGSGDVSPNCVEVDDAGNKYVTGSYNGVVDLDPGPAVLNGTQNVEIGALFISKLDPNGDLLWANAGDDQIQAYGHSIAVDDFGNVYVAGQFYGTVDFDAGPASFVLIAEYGYNMFLTKLGPTGVHQWTRDRGELDADHSGNSIDVDLQNNAYIYDVITRYNGGAFQSIAQQERQGQQPNYLSIQKWNPSGTLEFDYELGPSAQGSRDSPHALFVTSDGNIHAAANFTYETLDVDPGPGVSELTPFGNLDVLIHKMSQCPTTFNSITASACEAYTVPSGDETYTISGTIQDTLVNACGGDSILTIDLTINYNTVGSETMTACDSMTWAANGVTYTTSGTYFSMLINAAGCDSLATLDLTVNYSSTSTDTQIACDSFLWDVDGNTYDTSGSYTALLTNAAGCDSTITLDLTVNYSTTSTDVQEACDSFFWDEDGNTYDTSGNYTALLTNAAGCDSTITLDLTINNSNTSADVQVACDSFLWDVDGNTYDTSGSYTAILTNTAGCDSTITLDLTVNYSTASTDVEVACESFFWDEDGNTYDTSGSYTAMLTNAAGCDSTVTLDLTINNSNTSADVQVACDSFFWDADGNTYDTSGSYTTILTNAAGCDSTITLDLTINNSNASADVQEACDSFFWDADGNTYDTSGSYTAILTNAAGCDSTITLDLTINNSNASADIQEACDSFFWDADGNNYDTSGSYTTILTNAAGCDSTITLDLTINNSNTSADVQVACDSFFWDADGNTYDSSGSYTALLTNAAGCDSIITLDLTVNYSTASTVVEVACDSFLWDVDGNTYDTTGSYTAVLTNAVGCDSTITLDLTVNSNITSVDVQVACDSFFWDADGNTYDTDGSYTAILTNAAGCDSTVTLDLTVNSSSTGAQVEVACDSFLWDADGNTYDNSGSYTAILTNAAGCDSTITLDLSILNSSASSTSVNTCTDYFWDADGNTYDSSGTYSAVFINAVGCDSTATLLLTVDTVDVTVITIADTAFTASATNAVFQWLDCDNNNEPIPGATSADFAPTNAGSYAVEVTQNGCTDTSACSISTVGIDYLNNAANVVVFPNPTDGQLNIVFGKVQANVFITVHAMDGRQVAAFKEKQTDRIVTELDVAQGNYLIHVFTEGAPPAVFKVLVQ, encoded by the coding sequence ATGAATACCTCCCGTTTGGCACTTGCAACCCTTGCATATTCGTTGACCATTTATTCCCAAGCACAGACCTTCGAATGGGGAAAGCAGATCGGCGGATCGAACTATGACTATGCCACAGCCATTGCGGTTGATGGATCGGACAATGTTTATTCCACCGGTCAATTCCAATCCACTGCAGATTTCGATCCAGGACCTGGGGTTTACGATCTTACCACCACGACAGCTTATCAAGTATTCGTCAGTAAACTGGATGCTCAGGGCGATTTCGTTTGGGCTGTAGAGCTTGGAGGCCCCCAAAGTGACTATCCAAATGATATTGCCACAGATCCTTCTGAAAATGTGGTGGTATGTGGCACGTTCAATGTCACGGCTGACATGGATCCAGGGCCAAGTACGTACAACTTGACATCCGTTGGCAGTTCTGATGTGTTCGTATGCAAACTGGATCCCGATGGAAATTTTATTTGGGCAGTTAGTGTGGGTAGCATCAGTTACGACTATCCAGCATCTCTGGATGTTGACGTGTATGGCAACATCTACTTGACCGGAGTGTTTAGAGACACCGTTGATTTCGACCCGGGGCCAGGTGTGCAACAGCGTATTGCTAATGGCTATGATGGTTTCTTGCTCCAACTACTCCCGGACGGGTCATTTGCGGATGTATGGATATTTGGTGGTTCAGGGGATGTGTCACCAAATTGTGTTGAGGTGGATGACGCAGGCAACAAATACGTGACAGGTTCTTATAATGGTGTTGTTGATCTTGACCCAGGACCGGCCGTACTGAACGGGACACAAAATGTAGAAATAGGCGCTCTGTTTATAAGCAAGCTGGATCCAAATGGAGACCTGCTTTGGGCCAATGCCGGGGACGATCAAATTCAAGCATATGGACACTCCATCGCTGTGGATGACTTCGGGAATGTTTACGTTGCAGGTCAATTCTATGGCACGGTCGACTTCGATGCGGGTCCTGCAAGTTTCGTATTGATCGCAGAATACGGGTATAATATGTTCCTCACCAAACTAGGACCAACGGGTGTGCATCAATGGACTCGCGACCGTGGTGAACTAGATGCCGATCATTCGGGCAATAGTATAGACGTGGATCTACAAAACAACGCTTACATCTATGATGTGATCACCAGATACAATGGTGGTGCATTCCAATCAATTGCTCAACAAGAGAGACAAGGGCAACAACCCAACTATTTATCTATCCAGAAATGGAACCCATCCGGTACGCTTGAATTCGACTATGAGCTTGGGCCCAGTGCTCAAGGGTCCCGAGATTCGCCTCATGCCCTATTCGTCACTTCCGATGGTAATATTCATGCGGCGGCCAATTTTACATATGAGACACTGGATGTCGATCCCGGTCCTGGAGTAAGCGAACTTACCCCATTCGGCAATCTGGACGTGTTGATCCACAAAATGTCCCAATGCCCGACGACTTTTAATTCAATAACCGCCAGCGCCTGCGAGGCCTACACCGTACCAAGCGGAGATGAAACGTACACTATCAGTGGGACCATTCAAGATACACTGGTGAATGCCTGCGGTGGTGACAGTATCCTTACCATTGACCTTACCATAAACTACAACACCGTTGGTAGTGAGACCATGACCGCATGCGATAGCATGACCTGGGCCGCGAATGGTGTAACGTACACGACCAGCGGTACGTATTTTTCAATGTTGATCAACGCTGCAGGATGTGATTCGCTGGCCACACTCGACCTCACAGTCAATTACAGTTCCACCAGCACGGATACTCAAATAGCCTGCGATAGCTTCCTTTGGGATGTTGATGGTAACACCTATGATACCAGTGGTAGTTACACCGCTCTTCTTACCAATGCTGCAGGATGTGATTCCACCATCACACTAGACCTTACCGTAAACTACAGTACCACAAGCACGGATGTTCAGGAAGCATGCGATAGTTTCTTCTGGGATGAAGACGGTAACACCTATGATACCAGTGGTAATTACACCGCTCTTCTTACCAATGCTGCAGGATGTGATTCTACCATTACACTAGACCTGACCATCAATAACAGCAACACCAGTGCTGATGTTCAAGTAGCATGTGATAGTTTCCTATGGGATGTGGATGGTAACACCTACGATACCAGCGGTAGTTACACAGCTATTCTCACTAATACCGCAGGATGCGATTCTACCATCACGCTCGACCTGACCGTCAATTACAGTACCGCAAGCACGGATGTAGAAGTGGCATGCGAAAGCTTCTTCTGGGATGAAGATGGGAACACCTATGATACCAGTGGAAGTTACACCGCTATGCTGACCAATGCCGCAGGGTGCGATTCTACCGTCACACTTGACCTGACCATCAATAACAGCAACACCAGTGCTGATGTTCAAGTAGCATGCGATAGTTTCTTCTGGGATGCAGATGGTAACACCTATGATACCAGTGGTAGCTATACCACTATTTTGACCAACGCCGCAGGGTGTGATTCTACCATTACACTAGACCTGACCATCAATAACAGCAACGCCAGTGCTGATGTTCAAGAAGCATGCGATAGTTTCTTCTGGGATGCGGATGGTAACACCTATGATACCAGTGGTAGTTACACCGCTATACTGACCAATGCCGCAGGGTGTGATTCTACCATTACACTAGACCTGACCATCAATAACAGCAACGCCAGTGCTGATATTCAAGAAGCATGCGATAGTTTCTTCTGGGATGCGGATGGTAACAACTATGATACCAGTGGTAGCTATACCACTATTTTGACCAACGCCGCAGGATGCGATTCTACCATCACGCTTGACCTGACCATCAATAACAGCAACACCAGTGCTGATGTTCAAGTAGCATGTGATAGTTTCTTCTGGGATGCGGATGGTAACACCTATGATAGCAGCGGTAGTTACACCGCTCTTCTTACCAATGCCGCAGGGTGCGATTCTATCATCACACTCGACCTTACCGTCAATTACAGTACCGCAAGCACCGTTGTAGAAGTGGCATGCGATAGCTTCCTTTGGGATGTGGATGGCAACACCTATGATACCACTGGTAGTTATACGGCTGTCCTGACCAATGCCGTAGGGTGCGATTCCACCATCACGCTGGACCTTACCGTCAATAGCAATATCACCAGTGTAGATGTTCAAGTAGCATGCGATAGCTTCTTCTGGGATGCGGATGGGAACACCTATGATACCGATGGAAGTTATACGGCTATTTTGACCAACGCAGCTGGGTGTGATTCTACTGTTACGCTTGACCTTACTGTTAATAGCAGCTCCACGGGTGCACAGGTGGAAGTGGCATGCGATAGCTTCCTTTGGGATGCGGATGGTAACACCTATGATAACAGCGGTAGTTACACTGCTATTCTTACCAATGCTGCAGGGTGCGATTCTACTATCACCCTGGACCTCTCCATTCTGAACAGTTCTGCAAGCTCAACTTCGGTTAATACCTGCACTGATTACTTCTGGGATGCAGATGGTAATACCTATGATAGCAGCGGAACCTATAGCGCAGTGTTCATCAACGCAGTGGGTTGTGACTCTACTGCCACACTTCTCCTCACGGTGGATACAGTGGATGTAACAGTGATCACTATTGCGGATACTGCGTTCACCGCTAGTGCTACCAATGCCGTGTTCCAATGGCTCGATTGTGATAATAATAATGAGCCGATCCCCGGAGCCACTTCAGCGGACTTCGCTCCTACGAACGCTGGCAGTTATGCCGTTGAAGTCACCCAGAATGGTTGTACGGACACCTCCGCTTGTTCCATCTCAACGGTAGGGATCGATTATCTGAACAACGCAGCAAATGTTGTGGTATTTCCCAATCCGACAGATGGCCAATTGAACATTGTGTTCGGGAAAGTGCAGGCAAATGTGTTCATCACTGTACATGCTATGGATGGTAGACAAGTAGCAGCGTTCAAGGAAAAGCAGACTGACCGTATCGTTACAGAACTTGATGTAGCGCAGGGAAATTACCTTATCCATGTATTCACGGAGGGCGCACCACCGGCGGTCTTCAAGGTCTTGGTGCAATGA
- a CDS encoding SprB repeat-containing protein: MRYALLALILTPLNALAFAVSGGTIPTTCANNTGSIDITPLTGTPPYTYLWADGPTTEDRTGLAAGNYSVLVTDDLGATGSWSGTVANGNLFVQTTFAGGFACPGESNGSFVVVQSMFNGTPPYNVSVYVNGAPASPGGTTGDGDPIYYGLASGDQFYVSASDAGGCSGMHEDMMQGPSGEPITVSNIVAACNGPNGSVVLNNSDWPANVSIRNDQGQVVYQYDQVSSELVTGLASGDYTFDQAWTWQITTSCTEGLTGAFTIPDLGPLCGNVHGTSWYDLDADCERDGGEVGVPYSVLQIEPGVQYALTNGAGNFSFNIVDGAYTLEQLDPTLIRYCPVVQPVPFTVNASDPSIDFANGSDVPLDLALFTAQGPARPGFTYGFNGTVRNTTPQVSGPVTVTADFDPALVFLDASPTPTDVAGNTITWNLGALTSFAQTSFHAAFTVPASTPLGTVLISSVNASNTLNESSTLNNATNLQTTVVGSYDPNDKVASTSSGSSSTLYFIDEDEWIDYTIRFQNTGTAEAIDVVVTDTLPAEFDMSSFEQGAASHAFDVAFKPGRVVQWTFGNINLPDSNANEALSHGAVAFRIRPRLPLLPGTIIENIANIYFDFNDPVITEPSVLVAEVSTGVEVGVTTALTIAPIPTTDHLNFRSDGQIEIIVVLAHDGREVMRRSVRASFGSIDVSGLKSGAYVLLASMSDGATCRGRFIKQ; this comes from the coding sequence ATGCGCTACGCGCTACTTGCCTTGATACTGACTCCGCTGAACGCTTTGGCTTTCGCGGTGTCCGGTGGTACAATACCGACCACCTGCGCGAACAACACCGGTTCCATAGACATCACGCCCTTGACCGGTACGCCGCCTTATACATACCTATGGGCTGATGGTCCCACCACGGAGGATCGCACCGGGCTCGCCGCGGGGAACTATTCCGTGTTGGTCACCGACGACCTTGGTGCTACCGGTTCTTGGAGCGGCACGGTGGCCAACGGAAACCTGTTCGTGCAGACCACTTTCGCTGGAGGCTTCGCTTGTCCGGGGGAAAGCAATGGCAGTTTCGTGGTGGTCCAGAGCATGTTCAACGGCACACCGCCTTACAACGTCTCGGTCTATGTGAACGGTGCGCCCGCCTCGCCCGGAGGAACCACCGGTGATGGCGATCCGATCTACTACGGTCTTGCGTCAGGCGATCAATTCTATGTGAGTGCGAGCGATGCTGGCGGTTGCTCGGGAATGCACGAGGATATGATGCAGGGGCCTTCAGGTGAACCTATAACCGTATCGAATATCGTAGCGGCATGCAATGGACCCAATGGGAGTGTGGTGCTCAACAACAGTGATTGGCCTGCGAACGTGAGCATCCGCAACGATCAAGGCCAGGTGGTCTACCAGTACGATCAAGTATCCTCGGAACTTGTTACTGGCCTTGCATCCGGCGATTACACTTTCGACCAGGCGTGGACCTGGCAGATCACCACCTCTTGCACTGAAGGTTTGACTGGTGCGTTCACCATCCCGGATCTGGGGCCGCTTTGCGGCAATGTGCATGGAACCAGCTGGTATGATCTGGACGCCGATTGCGAGCGCGACGGTGGGGAAGTTGGCGTTCCGTACAGCGTGCTTCAGATCGAACCAGGCGTGCAGTATGCGCTTACGAACGGGGCAGGCAACTTCAGCTTCAACATCGTGGATGGAGCCTATACACTAGAGCAATTGGATCCTACGCTCATCCGCTACTGCCCGGTGGTTCAGCCCGTACCCTTCACGGTGAATGCTTCAGATCCTTCCATCGATTTCGCCAATGGCAGCGACGTTCCTTTGGACCTCGCGCTCTTTACCGCGCAAGGCCCAGCACGGCCGGGTTTCACGTACGGCTTCAACGGAACCGTGCGCAATACCACCCCCCAAGTGAGCGGACCAGTAACCGTAACAGCGGACTTCGATCCCGCCTTGGTGTTCCTCGATGCGTCTCCAACACCGACCGATGTTGCAGGCAACACTATCACATGGAATCTGGGTGCGCTCACATCGTTCGCGCAGACCTCCTTCCACGCCGCATTTACCGTTCCGGCGTCCACACCACTAGGCACCGTGCTCATCAGCAGCGTGAATGCCAGCAACACACTCAATGAAAGCAGTACGCTGAACAATGCGACCAACCTGCAGACCACGGTCGTCGGCAGCTATGACCCCAACGACAAAGTGGCATCAACGAGCAGCGGTTCAAGCAGTACCCTCTACTTCATCGATGAGGATGAATGGATCGATTACACTATCCGCTTCCAGAACACGGGAACTGCGGAAGCGATCGATGTGGTCGTCACCGACACGCTTCCGGCGGAATTCGACATGTCCAGTTTCGAGCAGGGAGCAGCCTCGCACGCATTTGATGTTGCCTTCAAACCCGGGCGGGTTGTGCAGTGGACCTTTGGGAACATCAACCTGCCGGATAGCAATGCTAACGAAGCGTTGAGCCATGGGGCTGTAGCCTTCCGCATCCGCCCGCGCCTGCCACTACTTCCAGGCACCATCATCGAGAACATCGCCAACATCTACTTCGACTTCAACGATCCGGTGATCACTGAGCCGAGCGTGTTGGTGGCGGAGGTCAGTACGGGGGTGGAAGTGGGAGTTACGACAGCGCTGACGATAGCACCTATTCCAACTACGGACCACTTGAACTTCCGCAGCGATGGACAGATCGAGATCATCGTCGTGCTTGCGCATGACGGCAGGGAAGTGATGCGCCGGTCCGTGCGGGCATCCTTCGGTAGTATTGACGTCTCTGGATTAAAGTCGGGAGCATACGTGCTACTCGCATCAATGAGCGACGGGGCTACATGTCGCGGACGCTTCATCAAACAATGA
- a CDS encoding DUF11 domain-containing protein → MRSKILLPLVCYLFTGQVCAMTLFLHGNEASCGNPVGWLTVDVSGGAPPYTYLWSTGSTNDTITGLLAGNYSVTVTDALLEEVSQAIDVMDLPYLMIPAVWSFNGSGAPACPGLCDGRAIIYTQSFNGLGPYTITFDQFNQQVDTEPLYGDPVFGGFCSGTNSGNYTVVDQYGCAGTGNGFDIFGAVGGQVQLGTINAACGGEANGSVTFNNVFDLGLGIFGTSVTVFDDQENVVAGPSSGSPLTFSGLATGNHTARVYWFDGNEELPCFEEHPFTVPDLGPDCGSVQGRIYLDHDQDCTQDANDEAIPYHVLEVLPGPVYALTSGDGTYAIGLASGNYTLSQTPQDIVPICPAVDPVPLNITNGALVTQDFADSSAIPLDVITYAAMATPRPGFLVNNQFTASNSSGQLTGAVEVSLTIDPVLSFVSAVPVPTSVVGNTVLWSNMPALGAFGVQHINLVLQVPPDPVLIGTVVYNTWSVAQPFVETSSANNTFTTIRTITGSFDPNEKSVLTSSRQSGTQYFIDQDDWLDYTIQFQNTGTDTAFTVVVTDTLTAELDMASFQQGTASHLFSVMFKPGRLVEWRFDTILLPDSVTNEAESHGLVSFRIRPAQPVLPGTIMSNTANIYFDFNPPVITEPSVLVAEFSTAVNTAFIMDELNVFPNPTNGSVTVKYGKGSIRSFALLATDGRTVLTERLGGSAMAEIDLATIATGTYVVVITTGTGEQLHTRLTKL, encoded by the coding sequence ATGAGATCCAAGATCCTTCTTCCTTTAGTGTGCTACTTGTTTACCGGTCAGGTTTGCGCCATGACCTTGTTCCTCCACGGGAACGAAGCCAGCTGCGGCAACCCTGTCGGTTGGCTCACCGTGGATGTGAGCGGTGGTGCCCCGCCCTATACCTACCTCTGGTCCACGGGTTCAACGAACGATACTATCACTGGTCTTCTCGCTGGCAACTACAGCGTGACGGTGACCGATGCACTATTGGAAGAAGTCAGCCAAGCCATAGATGTGATGGACCTTCCATACCTGATGATCCCTGCGGTGTGGAGCTTCAATGGGTCGGGGGCTCCCGCTTGCCCGGGCCTGTGCGATGGGCGTGCCATCATCTACACGCAGTCCTTCAATGGGCTGGGGCCGTACACCATCACGTTCGATCAATTCAATCAGCAAGTGGATACGGAACCGCTGTACGGGGATCCGGTGTTCGGCGGTTTCTGCAGTGGAACCAACAGCGGCAACTACACGGTCGTCGATCAGTACGGCTGTGCAGGAACCGGTAACGGCTTCGATATTTTCGGGGCGGTTGGCGGCCAAGTCCAATTGGGAACCATCAACGCTGCGTGCGGGGGCGAGGCCAACGGTAGCGTTACGTTCAACAACGTCTTCGATCTGGGTTTGGGGATCTTCGGCACGTCCGTCACTGTGTTCGATGATCAGGAAAATGTGGTAGCCGGTCCTTCGTCGGGGAGCCCGTTGACTTTTTCGGGCCTCGCTACAGGCAACCACACGGCCCGCGTGTATTGGTTTGATGGCAACGAAGAATTGCCCTGTTTCGAAGAGCATCCCTTCACTGTTCCCGACCTGGGGCCCGATTGCGGCTCAGTCCAAGGCAGGATCTATCTGGACCACGATCAGGATTGCACACAGGACGCCAACGACGAGGCCATTCCCTACCATGTGTTGGAAGTGCTGCCTGGGCCGGTGTACGCATTGACATCCGGCGACGGTACGTATGCCATTGGGCTGGCCAGCGGCAACTACACGCTTTCCCAAACGCCACAGGATATCGTGCCGATCTGCCCGGCTGTGGATCCGGTGCCCCTTAACATCACGAACGGTGCATTGGTCACACAGGATTTCGCCGATAGCAGTGCGATCCCGTTGGATGTTATCACGTACGCCGCAATGGCAACGCCCCGGCCCGGCTTTTTGGTGAACAACCAGTTCACCGCGAGCAACAGCAGTGGACAACTTACCGGCGCGGTGGAAGTGAGCCTGACTATCGATCCTGTCCTCAGCTTTGTGTCCGCCGTTCCCGTTCCGACTTCGGTTGTGGGCAATACGGTCCTTTGGAGCAACATGCCGGCCTTGGGCGCATTCGGCGTGCAGCATATCAACCTGGTGCTCCAAGTTCCGCCGGACCCCGTGTTGATCGGCACGGTGGTATACAACACTTGGTCGGTGGCACAACCATTTGTAGAGACCAGCTCCGCGAACAACACCTTCACCACCATTCGTACTATCACCGGTAGTTTCGATCCCAATGAGAAGAGCGTGCTTACCAGTTCGCGCCAGAGCGGAACGCAGTACTTCATCGACCAGGATGATTGGCTGGACTACACAATCCAATTCCAGAATACGGGAACGGATACCGCCTTCACGGTTGTGGTAACTGATACACTCACGGCCGAACTCGACATGGCTTCGTTCCAGCAAGGGACGGCCTCGCATCTATTCTCCGTCATGTTCAAGCCTGGCCGGTTGGTGGAATGGCGGTTTGATACTATCCTGTTGCCGGACAGCGTCACCAACGAGGCGGAAAGTCATGGGCTGGTGAGCTTCCGGATACGTCCTGCGCAACCCGTGCTGCCGGGAACGATCATGAGTAATACAGCGAATATCTATTTCGACTTCAACCCACCGGTGATCACCGAGCCGAGTGTGCTGGTGGCGGAGTTCAGCACAGCGGTGAACACGGCATTCATCATGGATGAACTCAATGTCTTTCCGAACCCGACGAATGGGTCAGTGACGGTGAAATATGGAAAAGGAAGCATACGATCATTTGCACTTCTCGCAACGGATGGAAGGACAGTGCTCACTGAACGGCTGGGCGGAAGCGCTATGGCCGAGATCGATCTCGCCACAATTGCTACAGGCACTTATGTTGTGGTGATCACCACAGGAACAGGAGAACAGCTACACACGCGATTGACCAAACTCTGA